The following proteins are encoded in a genomic region of Hippocampus zosterae strain Florida chromosome 2, ASM2543408v3, whole genome shotgun sequence:
- the LOC127596282 gene encoding potassium voltage-gated channel subfamily KQT member 4-like, which produces MSGDSSKLGFRDRIRMNNSRSVQVIRNKASPQAPGLAVRHSPNQENVPEAASPGKVQKSWSFNDRTRVRTSLRLKARPPVDVEGLGEDSVDDRGYCDIAMDEVIPAVKTLIRAVRILKFLVAKRKFKETLRPYDVKDVIEQYSAGHLDMLGRIKSLQMRVDQMIGRGAIQADKKARPEKGEKTPPELESLDELSMMGRVRNLLRKFPLGD; this is translated from the exons ATGTCGGGGGACAGCAGTAAACTGGGCTTCCGGGACAGGATCCGGATGAACAACTCCCGCTCGGTGCAGGTGATCCGGAACAAGGCATCGCCCCAGGCGCCCGGCCTGGCCGTGAGGCACTCGCCCAACCAGGAGAACGTCCCTGAGGCGGCCAGCCCCGGGAAGGTGCAGAAGAGCTGGAGCTTCAATGACCGCACTCGCGTTCGGACCTCGCTGCGGCTCAAAGCCAGGCCTCCCGTTGACGTGGAGGGTCTGGGAGAGGACAGCGTGGACGACAGAGGCTACTGCGACATTGCCATGGACGAGGTCATTCCCGCCGTCAAGACGCTCATACGAGCCGTCAGGATTTTGAAGTTCCTGGTGGCCAAGAGGAAGTTCAAGGAGACGCTGCGTCCGTACGACGTGAAGGACGTCATCGAGCAGTACTCGGCGGGACACCTGGACATGCTGGGCCGTATCAAGAGCCTGCAGATGCGGGTGGACCAGATGATCGGGCGAGGCGCCATCCAGGCCGATAAGAAGGCACGACCAGAAAAGGGCGAGAAGACGCCGCCGGAACTGGAGTCTCTGGATGAGCTGAGCatgatgggacgtgtg cgaaaccttttgaggaaATTCCCcctcggcgattga